TACATGCGTCAAGGTAGCGTTTCTTTTTTTCTTTGGAAAAGTGCTCTGGTATGGCTGTTGATATTTTATCCATTATTTCATCTTTTTTAATTTAAAGCTGTTGGCCTATTGACCAAACGGTTTTTGAATCACTTCCGACTGCGTGGAAGTTTCTTTTTTCACTTCCTTACTCTCTTTTTCGCCCATGGCTTCTGTCCCGGCGAATTTCCATGCCTCAAGTCGGGCCGAATCACCTTCTGACTTTTTGATAGCCAATAGCGCACCGAGGAGTGTGGCGCGGTCCATATTTTCAAGTCCAGACTTGAGAACCAAACCACCCAAATCACAGAGTAGCTTTGTCCGTTCCTTACGTTTACGTTTTGAAGCTTTAGCTCGGAGCTTTCTTTGCTGTTCTTTTGCCTTCGCTTCTCGGTTGTGGAGTTTCACAAGCTGATTGATTTCTTTGTCAGTCATGTGAGGGTATTTTTCCTTAAATTGTGATGTCAGACTTGCCATATAGGACTCCTTTTTTTGCTCGACAATATATTCAAACACAAATCCAAGCAACCCTATTAGAGAGGAGCGTCTAGATGGCGTATGGAGGTTGCACCGCTTCAAAAAATCCCTTAGTGAAGAATGAGCAAGGGCGCACTTATACATTCTGCGAATGTGTGCGCTCTGCGAGGCGAAGAACTACAAACTAATAATCCCCTTGCTCAAATGATTCAAAAAGACAACGAAGAATATCAGATCGGCAAAGCAAGCCGAAGCCAAAACGGGAATTTCCTGTATGGGCCGATCTATCATTTTTCCGCAAAAGTAGTGAGCAGAGGAAAAGGGCAATCTGCCGTTGCCTCTGCTGCATACAGAGCAGGCGCGGAACTCGTTGACGAGCGCACCGGGGAAGTGAAGGACTTTACCCGCAAGGAGCGTGTTGACTTTTCGGAAATCGCTGCACCTGAAAATGCACCCGAGTGGGTGCGAGATCGGCAACGACTCTGGAACGAAGTTGAGTCAGGAGAAAAGCGAAAAGACGCGCAGCTATGCCGGGAAGTGAACGCCGCACTTCCGAAGGCTCTGACACTGGACGAACAGAAAAACATCGTGCGCGAATTTGTAGCCGAGAACTACACTAAGCGCGGCATGGTCACGGATTGGAATATCCACGACAGTCAAGGCAAGAACCCACATGTTC
The sequence above is a segment of the Pseudodesulfovibrio profundus genome. Coding sequences within it:
- the traD gene encoding conjugal transfer protein TraD, giving the protein MASLTSQFKEKYPHMTDKEINQLVKLHNREAKAKEQQRKLRAKASKRKRKERTKLLCDLGGLVLKSGLENMDRATLLGALLAIKKSEGDSARLEAWKFAGTEAMGEKESKEVKKETSTQSEVIQKPFGQ